Below is a window of Synechococcus sp. PCC 7335 DNA.
CGCGCAAACTTGATAATGCATTCCATAAGACTTGACGGTAGAGCACAGCCATCACTCGCCATGGCAACGGTTTTAGCCCGCTGCATCCCTTTGCTTTGACCATGGCACCGATTGCACGTACATACACTGCTGACAGCGACTACCTTGCCACTATAGAAGCTGTGGATTATTGTCCGCGAGAGTGCAGGCTAAAGACTTTGTTACTTCATTAGTCAGTATGCTAGAATTAGCATACTGACTAATGAAGTACATGGTCTGTGACTCAAAAGATAAGCTCTGTTGAGTGGATAGGGAGTTCCCTCATCAGCTTGAAAACATTTCCTAAGGATGTTCAACAGTCCATGGGGTTTGCGCTTTACCGCGCTCAGCAAGGAAAAAAACATCCTGATGTAAAACCTTTGAAGGGCTTTAGAGGCTCTAGTGTTCTGGAAATTGTTGAGAGTTTTGATGGAAATGCTTACCGTGCTATTTACACGGTGAAGTTTGAGGGCATCGTCTACGTCCTTCATGCTTTTCAAAAGAAGTCAAAACGCGGTATTGCGACCCCTCAACAAGATATAGAGTTGGTGAAAAGAAGACTTAAGCGCGCGGAAGAGCACTACAGAACCATTTCAAAGCAAAGTACACAGGACTATTCGAATGACTGAAAACATAGAGGTATACCCTAGTTGTGGCAATGTCTTTGAAGACCTCGGTTTACCTGATTCTGATGAGCTGTTAGTTAAAGCAAAACTCGCCGATCAAATCAGTGACATTATCTCGAAACGCAAGATGACTCAGGCAGAAGCGGCAAGCTTATTAGGTGTAGATCAGCCCAAAGTCTCTGCTTTGGTTCGCGGTAAGTTATCCGGTTTCTCTATAGAGCGCCTCTTTCGATTTCTCAATTTACTGGGTAGCAGCATTGAGATTCGCATCATCTCTGATGCTCAGTCCGACAACAATGCAAAAACTCAGGTCGTCTCAGCATGAAATTCAGTTCTCTGTAGAATGCGCGACATAGTTATGAATAGGACTTACGCAATTGAAAGATGTACTCCCGAAAACTTGGCATGACAAAATTGCCCTAACAAACTGTTAGCGCAAAACTCCTGCCCCAGAAGAAAGCTTGTATCGAAAGCTTTTTAGCGTTACTAGCTTTGTCAACCCCTCGATTCCTAGCTGGGATGTGATTCACTTCTTGATCCACATCCCAGTGGAAACCAAGCGTTATTCCACGCTGCGGGTGAGCAGC
It encodes the following:
- a CDS encoding type II toxin-antitoxin system RelE/ParE family toxin — protein: MTQKISSVEWIGSSLISLKTFPKDVQQSMGFALYRAQQGKKHPDVKPLKGFRGSSVLEIVESFDGNAYRAIYTVKFEGIVYVLHAFQKKSKRGIATPQQDIELVKRRLKRAEEHYRTISKQSTQDYSND
- a CDS encoding helix-turn-helix domain-containing protein, giving the protein MTENIEVYPSCGNVFEDLGLPDSDELLVKAKLADQISDIISKRKMTQAEAASLLGVDQPKVSALVRGKLSGFSIERLFRFLNLLGSSIEIRIISDAQSDNNAKTQVVSA